A stretch of the Streptomyces ortus genome encodes the following:
- the arsM gene encoding arsenite methyltransferase, translating to MSEQTTDLRETVRRRYAAAAVQVTEGGTACCGSQPVEIDDAFGSTLYAPADREQLPAEAVAASLGCGNPTAVAELREGERVLDLGSGGGIDVLLSARRVGPTGRAYGLDMTEEMLALALANTAKAGVTNVEFLKGVIEAIPLPAATIDVVISNCVINLSTDKEAVFAEAFRVLKPGGRMGVSDVVADDALTRAQRAERGDHVGCIAGALSFTEYHRGLQAAGFTDIEIIPTHAVADGMHSAIVHATKPGAAAPVTDGREN from the coding sequence ATGAGCGAGCAGACCACCGATCTACGCGAAACCGTCCGCCGACGCTACGCCGCCGCGGCCGTGCAGGTCACCGAAGGCGGCACCGCCTGCTGCGGATCGCAGCCGGTCGAGATCGACGACGCCTTCGGATCCACCCTCTACGCGCCCGCCGACCGCGAGCAGCTGCCCGCCGAAGCGGTGGCCGCCTCCCTCGGCTGCGGCAACCCCACCGCCGTCGCCGAACTCCGCGAGGGCGAACGCGTCCTTGACCTCGGCTCGGGCGGCGGCATCGACGTCCTGCTCTCGGCCCGCCGTGTCGGCCCCACCGGCAGGGCGTACGGGCTGGACATGACCGAGGAGATGCTCGCCCTCGCCCTCGCCAACACGGCGAAGGCCGGCGTCACCAACGTCGAGTTCCTCAAGGGCGTCATCGAGGCGATCCCCCTGCCCGCCGCGACGATCGACGTCGTGATCTCCAACTGCGTGATCAACCTGTCCACCGACAAGGAGGCCGTCTTCGCCGAGGCCTTCCGTGTCCTCAAGCCCGGCGGACGTATGGGCGTCTCCGACGTCGTCGCCGACGACGCCCTCACCCGCGCCCAGCGGGCCGAGCGCGGCGACCACGTCGGCTGCATCGCGGGCGCCCTGTCCTTCACCGAGTACCACCGCGGCCTTCAGGCGGCCGGGTTCACGGACATCGAGATCATCCCGACCCACGCGGTCGCCGACGGGATGCACTCCGCAATCGTCCACGCCACCAAGCCCGGCGCGGCAGCCCCCGTAACCGACGGCCGCGAGAACTGA
- a CDS encoding HAD family hydrolase, producing the protein MNPARARAGKPGDTLAPVLRDVRAVVLDTDGVITDSARVHAAAWKTAFDTFLRAHPPEDPHQGRPFDERDDYLRYVDGKPRPDGAAAFLVSRGLDPLAETVREVAADKERLYTGMLREHAVDAYPGTVRLLRALRRRGVPLAAASASRHAGELLTGAKVLDLFDTLVDGGEAARLDLPGKPDPALFLEAVRRLGVPADRAAVIEDALAGVEAGRRGGFAVVIGVDRTAGPGTGEALLRHGAHLVVRDLGALVGTGTGTGTGTGTGAAR; encoded by the coding sequence GTGAACCCGGCACGGGCCCGGGCCGGGAAACCCGGCGACACCCTCGCCCCCGTCCTGCGCGACGTCCGGGCCGTCGTCCTCGACACCGACGGGGTGATCACGGACTCCGCGCGGGTGCACGCCGCCGCCTGGAAGACCGCCTTCGACACCTTCCTGCGCGCCCACCCTCCCGAGGACCCGCACCAAGGGCGTCCGTTCGACGAGCGGGACGACTACCTGCGGTACGTGGACGGCAAGCCCCGTCCCGACGGCGCCGCCGCCTTCCTCGTCTCCCGCGGTCTCGACCCGCTCGCCGAGACGGTGCGGGAGGTGGCCGCCGACAAGGAGCGGCTCTACACCGGCATGCTCCGCGAGCACGCCGTCGACGCCTACCCGGGGACGGTACGGCTGCTGCGCGCCCTGCGCCGCAGGGGAGTGCCCCTGGCCGCCGCCTCCGCGTCCCGTCACGCCGGTGAACTCCTCACCGGGGCGAAGGTGCTGGACCTGTTCGACACGCTCGTCGACGGCGGGGAGGCGGCCCGGCTGGACCTGCCGGGCAAACCGGATCCCGCCCTGTTCCTGGAGGCGGTCCGCCGCCTCGGTGTCCCCGCGGACCGTGCCGCCGTCATCGAGGACGCCCTGGCGGGCGTGGAAGCGGGCCGCCGCGGCGGTTTCGCCGTGGTCATCGGAGTGGACCGCACGGCGGGCCCGGGCACCGGTGAAGCACTGCTGAGGCACGGCGCCCACCTCGTCGTACGGGACCTGGGGGCGCTCGTCGGAACCGGAACCGGAACCGGAACCGGAACGGGAACGGGAGCGGCGCGGTGA
- a CDS encoding ArsR/SmtB family transcription factor, whose protein sequence is MSKQELPVIDQDDGAAGCCPGLLTAPLDEDRAVELAKVFKALGDPVRLRLLSMIASRAGGEVCVCDLTPAFDLSQPTISHHLKLLRQAGLIDCERRGTWVYYWLLPEATDRLAGILTRPAGGPLPAPA, encoded by the coding sequence ATGTCGAAACAGGAACTTCCGGTGATCGACCAGGACGACGGCGCCGCGGGCTGCTGCCCGGGACTGCTGACGGCGCCGCTCGACGAGGACCGGGCCGTGGAGCTGGCAAAGGTCTTCAAGGCCCTGGGCGATCCCGTCCGGTTGCGGTTGCTGTCGATGATCGCCTCCCGGGCCGGCGGCGAAGTCTGCGTGTGTGACCTCACGCCGGCCTTCGACCTGTCCCAGCCGACGATCTCCCACCACCTCAAACTGCTGCGCCAGGCCGGACTGATCGACTGCGAGCGCCGCGGCACCTGGGTGTACTACTGGCTGCTGCCCGAGGCGACCGACCGCCTCGCCGGCATCCTCACCCGCCCCGCGGGCGGCCCGCTGCCCGCCCCCGCGTGA
- a CDS encoding nitrilase-related carbon-nitrogen hydrolase: MNQPVRVVFRSASRAAPAFGEGLRVALYQGQGAVGSRQAVEQNLERLIEVTALAAEYGCQVVVFPEKYTTGYAIGPEQCRELAEHREGPSVERARLAAKENGLAVVLPYPERDGSEFFDSISVIAADGLVAANYRKTHLYGAAERRNYSFGNDLPPVVGVNGIAVGVLNCYECEFPPLYQYLAEKGAQVVLGPTAADGHFRLADGTMSQVPYQDATRHIIPAMAGIWRLFIAYANRRGWEQVPAGAWQYQGNSGVWAPDGDPLIAATAEDRHHDCLFVADCLPATVPPFSPEGHHPTDNRLTLNPVLKPAR, translated from the coding sequence ATGAATCAGCCCGTCCGCGTCGTCTTCCGTTCCGCTTCTCGCGCGGCGCCCGCTTTCGGTGAGGGCCTGCGGGTCGCTCTCTACCAGGGGCAGGGAGCGGTCGGCAGCCGCCAGGCGGTGGAGCAGAACCTGGAGCGGCTGATCGAGGTGACCGCGCTGGCGGCGGAGTACGGCTGCCAGGTGGTGGTGTTCCCGGAGAAGTACACCACCGGTTACGCCATCGGCCCCGAGCAGTGCCGCGAGCTGGCCGAGCACCGCGAGGGTCCCTCGGTCGAGCGCGCCCGGCTGGCGGCGAAGGAGAACGGCCTGGCCGTGGTCCTGCCGTACCCGGAACGCGACGGATCCGAGTTCTTCGACTCGATCAGCGTGATCGCGGCCGACGGGCTGGTGGCGGCGAATTACCGCAAGACCCACCTGTACGGGGCGGCCGAGCGGCGCAACTACTCCTTCGGCAACGACCTGCCACCCGTGGTCGGCGTCAACGGCATCGCGGTCGGCGTGCTCAATTGCTACGAGTGTGAGTTCCCGCCGCTGTACCAGTACCTGGCTGAAAAGGGCGCCCAGGTCGTCCTTGGGCCCACCGCCGCCGACGGGCACTTCCGGCTGGCCGACGGCACCATGAGTCAGGTTCCCTACCAGGACGCCACCCGTCACATCATCCCCGCCATGGCCGGCATCTGGCGCCTGTTCATCGCTTACGCGAACCGCCGCGGTTGGGAACAGGTCCCGGCCGGAGCATGGCAGTACCAGGGCAACTCCGGCGTCTGGGCCCCGGACGGCGACCCCTTGATCGCCGCCACCGCCGAAGACCGCCACCACGACTGCCTTTTCGTCGCGGACTGCCTCCCCGCAACCGTCCCGCCCTTCAGCCCCGAAGGACACCACCCCACCGACAACCGCCTCACCCTCAACCCCGTCCTCAAGCCCGCGAGATGA
- a CDS encoding glycoside hydrolase family 65 protein yields the protein MTDRTWEYEGYDPADERLRESLCTLGNGYFATRGALAECAADDVHYPGTYAAGCYDRLTSEVAGRRTDNEDMVNLPNWLPLRFRLRDEKGYGAWFTPDTTTVLEHGQTLHLSSGLLERRTRYADAEGRVLAVRQLRLVHMADPHLAALRTEFTAEDFAGDLEVEAALDGAVTNAGVARYRDLDGRHLTHVHTDTAAPDTVWLRCRTRTSDIRIGMAARLVADTPVSVRHTSLSAVQRTLLPLAPGRTVSVDKTVALHTSRDPAISDPLRAAVDRVSRAPGFDELLESHITAWDQLWRRAELNVPGEAGHILRLHLFHVLQTLSPHTADLDVGVPARGLHGEAYRGHVFWDELFVLPYLNLHFPEVSRALLRYRHRRLEAACAAARAAGRTGARYPWQSGSDGREETQELHLNPRSGRWLPDHSRLQHHVGSAVAYNVWQYCQASGDAEFLHTKGAEMLLQIARFWADSATYDESLGRHRILGVVGPDEYHDAYPDAKEPGLDDNAYTNVTAAWVLTRALDVLENLPEPRRRELVERAALDGGELELWQDVSRSLHVPFHDGVISQFEGYGDLAELDWDGYREKYGDIRRLDRILEAEGDSVNRYQASKQADVLMLGYLFSPSELQALFSRLGHRLDEDTWRRTVDHYLRRTSHGSTLSGLVHGWVLARARRAEAWTFCQEALRGDIADLQGGTTGEGIHLGAMAGTLDLVQRGLTGLETREDALWLDPVPLPELSSYGFTLRYRGHWGVRLRMERGSLEITVPSSDRLPIEVRLPGRAVSVQPGETCRLVLPDREA from the coding sequence GTGACGGACCGGACGTGGGAGTACGAGGGCTACGACCCCGCCGACGAACGCCTCAGGGAGTCGCTGTGCACCCTCGGCAACGGCTACTTCGCCACGCGTGGAGCGCTCGCCGAGTGCGCGGCGGACGACGTGCACTACCCGGGCACGTACGCGGCCGGCTGCTACGACCGGCTCACGTCCGAGGTGGCGGGACGGCGGACCGACAACGAGGACATGGTCAACCTGCCGAACTGGCTGCCGCTCCGCTTCCGTCTGCGGGATGAGAAGGGCTACGGCGCCTGGTTCACGCCGGACACCACGACCGTCCTGGAGCACGGCCAGACCCTGCACCTCTCCTCGGGCCTCCTGGAACGGCGCACCCGGTACGCCGATGCCGAAGGCCGCGTCCTGGCGGTGCGCCAGTTGCGCCTGGTGCACATGGCCGACCCGCATCTGGCCGCGCTGCGGACCGAGTTCACGGCGGAGGACTTCGCCGGTGACCTCGAGGTCGAGGCAGCTCTCGACGGCGCCGTCACCAACGCGGGCGTGGCGCGCTACCGGGATCTGGACGGCCGCCACCTGACCCATGTGCACACCGACACCGCCGCCCCCGACACGGTCTGGCTGCGCTGCCGTACCCGTACCTCCGACATCCGCATCGGCATGGCGGCCCGCCTCGTCGCGGACACACCCGTGTCGGTCCGGCACACCTCACTGAGCGCCGTCCAGCGCACCCTCCTGCCCCTGGCCCCCGGCCGCACGGTGAGCGTCGACAAGACCGTCGCCCTGCACACGTCCCGCGACCCGGCCATCAGCGACCCGCTGCGGGCCGCGGTCGACCGGGTGAGCAGGGCGCCCGGCTTCGACGAACTGCTGGAGTCGCACATCACGGCCTGGGACCAGCTCTGGCGCCGGGCCGAACTGAACGTGCCGGGCGAGGCGGGTCACATCCTGCGGCTGCACCTCTTCCACGTCCTGCAGACCCTCTCCCCGCACACCGCCGACCTCGACGTCGGCGTCCCCGCCCGGGGTCTGCACGGCGAGGCCTACCGCGGGCACGTCTTCTGGGACGAGCTGTTCGTCCTGCCGTACCTCAACCTGCACTTCCCCGAGGTGTCCCGCGCGCTGCTGCGCTACCGGCACCGGCGCCTCGAAGCGGCCTGTGCCGCCGCCCGCGCGGCCGGCCGCACCGGCGCGCGCTACCCCTGGCAGAGCGGCAGCGACGGCCGCGAGGAGACCCAGGAGCTGCACCTCAACCCCCGCTCCGGGCGCTGGCTGCCCGATCACTCACGGCTCCAGCACCACGTCGGCTCGGCGGTGGCGTACAACGTGTGGCAGTACTGCCAGGCGAGCGGGGACGCCGAGTTCCTGCACACCAAAGGCGCCGAGATGCTCCTGCAGATCGCCCGCTTCTGGGCGGACTCGGCCACGTACGACGAGAGCCTGGGACGGCACCGCATCCTCGGCGTGGTCGGACCCGACGAGTACCACGACGCCTACCCGGACGCGAAGGAGCCCGGCCTCGACGACAACGCGTACACCAACGTCACGGCCGCCTGGGTCCTCACCCGCGCCCTCGACGTGCTGGAGAACCTGCCCGAACCGCGCCGGCGTGAACTCGTCGAACGCGCGGCCCTGGACGGCGGCGAACTCGAACTGTGGCAGGACGTGTCCCGCAGCCTCCACGTGCCCTTCCACGACGGCGTCATCAGCCAGTTCGAGGGCTACGGCGACCTCGCCGAACTCGACTGGGACGGCTACCGCGAGAAGTACGGCGACATCCGCCGCCTGGACCGGATCCTGGAGGCGGAGGGCGACTCCGTCAACCGCTACCAGGCGTCCAAGCAGGCCGACGTACTGATGCTCGGCTACCTCTTCTCACCGTCCGAACTCCAGGCGCTCTTCAGCCGCCTGGGCCACCGGCTCGACGAGGACACCTGGCGACGCACGGTCGACCACTACCTGCGACGTACGAGCCACGGCTCCACGCTCAGCGGCCTGGTCCATGGGTGGGTGCTGGCCCGGGCCCGGCGCGCCGAGGCCTGGACGTTCTGCCAGGAGGCCCTGCGCGGCGACATCGCCGACCTGCAGGGCGGCACCACCGGAGAGGGGATCCACCTGGGCGCCATGGCCGGCACCCTGGACCTCGTCCAGCGCGGACTGACCGGCCTGGAGACCCGCGAAGACGCCCTGTGGCTCGACCCGGTGCCCCTGCCGGAACTCTCCTCCTACGGCTTCACCCTCCGCTACCGGGGCCACTGGGGCGTACGCCTGCGCATGGAGCGCGGAAGCCTGGAGATCACGGTGCCCTCGTCCGACCGGCTGCCCATCGAGGTCCGGCTGCCCGGCCGCGCGGTGTCGGTGCAGCCGGGGGAGACCTGCCGGCTGGTGTTGCCGGACCGGGAAGCGTGA
- a CDS encoding response regulator transcription factor, which yields MRVLIVEDHAEIADALRSGLNDHGFETAMADTCQTALERYADVDAVLLDVGLPDGNGMDVCRTIRASSSVPIIMVSGRDDEFDRVLGLRMGADDYVVKPCGLRELVARIEAVVRRAVGWARSSGGSRVVGPLSIDLKQRRAFMDGVELPFTRKEFDLLVLLTGEPGKVFDREAIMRHVWGHPSVGDTRTLGVHMVSLRRKLGAPELIQTVRGVGFRFAH from the coding sequence ATGCGCGTTCTGATCGTCGAGGACCATGCTGAAATCGCCGACGCTCTCAGGAGCGGACTCAACGACCATGGCTTCGAGACAGCGATGGCGGACACCTGTCAGACGGCCCTGGAACGCTACGCGGACGTGGACGCTGTCCTGCTGGACGTCGGACTGCCGGACGGCAACGGCATGGATGTCTGCCGCACCATCCGCGCCTCGTCCAGCGTTCCCATCATCATGGTCAGCGGTCGCGACGACGAGTTCGACCGCGTCCTCGGTCTGCGCATGGGAGCCGACGACTATGTAGTGAAGCCGTGCGGCCTGCGCGAACTGGTGGCCCGTATCGAGGCGGTGGTCCGGCGCGCCGTCGGCTGGGCCAGGTCGAGCGGCGGATCACGCGTGGTCGGCCCCCTCTCCATCGACCTCAAGCAGCGCCGAGCGTTCATGGACGGCGTCGAACTGCCCTTCACCCGCAAGGAGTTCGATCTGCTCGTACTGCTCACCGGAGAGCCCGGCAAGGTCTTCGACCGGGAGGCGATCATGCGCCATGTCTGGGGTCACCCCAGCGTGGGGGACACCCGGACCCTCGGTGTCCACATGGTCAGCCTGCGCCGGAAACTCGGCGCGCCCGAACTGATCCAGACCGTGCGCGGAGTCGGTTTCCGCTTCGCGCACTGA
- a CDS encoding universal stress protein has product MERVIVAGVDRSLRGAAAAEWAAREALRRGLPLRVLHVSPPPGPGAGELRPDPAQYVAERVAAQLAARHPGLRAEGLGLAGPVVPALGSGSGDAEMLVLGLRGEGGFAGLAVGSTALAAAARTDRPVVLVPSGFGAGRRARRPDKVTLGIDARAPVGGAVDFAFDTARLHGARLHAVHVGTPPDRVAEGEADRAVSASRYAARVHREMELLADALRPWREKYPSVRVLEDVVLSAPVRALVRCSGSAELLVVGRRPGGGLGPVAHALVHLTGGPIAVVT; this is encoded by the coding sequence ATGGAGCGCGTGATCGTGGCCGGAGTGGACCGTTCGCTGCGCGGTGCCGCCGCGGCCGAGTGGGCGGCGCGCGAGGCCCTGCGACGCGGACTGCCCCTGCGGGTGCTCCACGTGTCGCCGCCGCCCGGTCCGGGCGCGGGCGAGCTCCGGCCCGACCCGGCGCAGTACGTGGCCGAGCGGGTCGCGGCGCAGCTCGCTGCCCGGCATCCCGGACTGCGGGCCGAAGGGCTCGGGCTCGCCGGGCCCGTCGTACCGGCGCTCGGTTCGGGGAGCGGGGACGCCGAGATGCTCGTCCTCGGACTGCGCGGCGAGGGCGGCTTCGCGGGGCTGGCCGTAGGATCGACGGCTCTGGCTGCAGCCGCTCGCACCGACCGCCCGGTGGTTCTCGTACCGAGCGGATTCGGCGCCGGCCGCCGTGCTCGCCGGCCGGACAAGGTGACGCTGGGGATCGACGCCCGTGCCCCGGTGGGCGGAGCCGTCGACTTCGCCTTCGACACGGCGCGCCTGCACGGCGCGCGGCTCCACGCCGTACACGTGGGTACGCCCCCGGACAGAGTGGCGGAAGGGGAGGCGGACCGTGCGGTCTCGGCGTCACGGTACGCCGCCCGTGTCCACCGGGAGATGGAGCTGCTGGCCGACGCGCTGCGCCCGTGGCGCGAGAAGTACCCGTCCGTGCGGGTCCTGGAGGACGTCGTCCTGTCGGCCCCGGTCAGGGCCCTGGTGCGCTGTTCCGGCAGCGCCGAGCTGCTGGTGGTGGGCCGTCGGCCCGGTGGCGGGCTCGGTCCGGTCGCTCACGCACTCGTGCACCTCACCGGCGGTCCGATCGCCGTCGTCACCTGA